In Aspergillus flavus chromosome 3, complete sequence, one genomic interval encodes:
- a CDS encoding RTA1 like protein-domain-containing protein, translating to MGSSDDAASATPNEATMFAFYRYDPNMAGAVIFTILFTITTVWHAVQLFRTRTWFFIPFVVGGIFEIIGYIGRALSSHESPNWTLGPYLIQTLFLLLAPALLAASVYMLLGRVILILRAESHAILSKKWLTKIFVTGDVLSFFLQGAGGGIQSSGSLDNMKLGEKIIVVGLFVQIFFFGFFIITAGSFDLKLRKYPIPRCHDPSIPWRKHLNVLYATSFLIMVRSVFRLVEYLQGNNGFLLHHEIFLYIFDAVLIFMAMAIFNIFHPSELTHLLREAHEYELQSSYDKYGV from the exons ATGGGGAGCAGTGATGATGCTGCAAGTGCGACGCCAAACGAGGCCACCATGTTCGCCTTCTATCGATATGATCCAAATATGGCCGGCGCCGTGATCTTCACTATCCTGTTCACGATAACGACGGTCTGGCACGCGGTGCAGCTGTTCCGAACTCGAACTTGGTTTTTTATCCCATTCGTCGTGGGCGGCATAT TTGAAATCATTGGCTACATCGGACGCGCCCTATCGAGTCACGAGAGTCCAAACTGGACTCTTGGTCCCTACTTGATCCAAACcttgttcctccttcttgcACCGGCTCTGCTAGCCGCCTCTGTTTATATGCTCCTCGGGCGCGTCATCTTGATTCTACGAGCAGAGTCCCATGCAATCCTGAGCAAAAAATGGCTGACCAAGATCTTCGTGACGGGAGACGtcctttcattcttcctACAAGGAGCCG GCGGCGGCATTCAGAGTAGCGGCAGTCTAGACAACATGAAGCTAGGCGAAAAGATCATTGTAGTGGGACTCTTCGTCcagatcttctttttcggcttcttcatAATCACAGCCGGCAGCTTTGACTTGAAGCTAAGGAAATACCCAATCCCACGATGCCACGATCCGTCGATCCCGTGGAGGAAGCATCTAAATGTCCTATACGCGaccagcttcttgatcatGGTGCGGTCGGTGTTTCGCTTGGTGGAGTATCTTCAGGGCAACAATGGATTTCTTTTGCACCACGAGATCTTCTTATACATCTTTGATGCCgtcttgatcttcatggCTATGGCTATTTTTAACATCTTTCATCCTAGTGAGCTGACGCATCTGCTGAGGGAGGCACACGAGTACGAGCTGCAGAGTTCGTATGATAAATATGGGGTGTAA
- a CDS encoding putative potassium channel, which produces MNERSGDGNGPKVPRGPAKVSIWEKLQDQINPRPPDDDEPQDWWFASTAIPLIAATTSPFANVMSVVALAMSWKSEIHPEQQDPEGNPVQVLLADPRWCIGLNATSLAFGVLGNLFLLFNFTRTIRYIIALPASIILWLLATAILVGITSSVHIYASPIPPNQTYSQAYWYAVIAAIHYFILTSILMINMLGYFLGHYPQYFALTDGQRTLILQTTAFGIWLIVGAAVFQKVIGISIAEALYFCDITILTLGFGDVTPKTPVGRGLVFPYAVIGIIILGLIVGSINKIIRDLQDTNVVQKHTERRREATISRSLMEEDLQQRLRLTPNTSKIAYRPKHTRKTPIISKVTAIYRDAIGRPKDIVMKEEKDRFDAMRAIQYESVIFRRWYRLILSLIAFGILWTCGAVVFWALEEQFTYFQALYFAFCSLLTIGYGDITPTTNAAKPFFVVWSLIAIPTMTSLISEMSNTIVAVFKHATSHVADYTVLPRTGKYKSFITKFPPIQNYLEKREQNKRVNRGFQIGPDDIEGTQTGESSGGARNKQSIEKEGDKEPSDFDLAQRLAFAIRRTTRDAVNGHPKRYNYDEWVEFTRMIRFTDPNAGDTVLYEDEYGILNWDWMGENSPMLASQTEPEWVLDRLCESMIRFISTQAQKRRSDGVGDIDEDEPTLRKEKDI; this is translated from the exons ATGAATGAAAGATCTGGCGATGGAAACGGCCCAAAAGTGCCAAGAGGTCCGGCGAAAGTCTCCATATGGGAGAAGCTTCAAGACCAAATAAATCCGAGGCCTCCGGACGATGACGAGCCGCAGGACTGGTGGTTCGCCTCGACCGCCATCCCCTTGATAGCGGCCACCACCAGTCCCTTTGCAAACGTGATGTCGGTGGTCGCGCTGGCTATGTCCTGGAAGAGTGAAATCCATCCTGAACAACAGGATCCGGAGGGGAACCCGGTGCAGGTGTTGCTGGCTGACCCTAGATG GTGCATTGGTCTGAACGCTACCTCTCTTGCATTTGGGGTGCTGGGgaatctctttcttttgttcaaCTTCACCCGGACTATCCGGTATATTATCGCTCTGCCTGCTTCTATTATTCTTTGGCTCTTAGCGACCGCCATT TTGGTCGGAATCACCAGCTCAGTACACATCTATGCCAGCCCGATACCTCCAAACCAGACCTACTCGCAGGCATACTGGTATGCGGTAATCGCGGCGATCCACTATTTCATCCTCACCTCTATCCTCATGATTAACATGCTTGGATACTTTCTTGGACACTATCCTCAATATTTTGCCTTGACAGATGGTCAACGAACCTTGATTCTCCAGACGACCGCTTTTGGGATCTGGCTTATAGTAGGCGCTGCTGTCTTCCAGAAGGTCATTGGGATATCGATCGCAGAAGCACTGTATTTCTGCGATATCACAATTCTAACGCTTGGCTTCGGCGATGTCACCCCAAAGACACCAGTTGGGAGAGGACTTGTCTTCCCATACGCCGTGATTGGGATAATCATCTTGGGTCTAATAGTTGGAAGTATTAACAAGATAATCAGAGACCTCCAAGACACAAACGTTGTCCAAAAGCACACCGAACGACGACGAGAAGCGACAATTTCACGATCCCTCATGGAGGAAGACCTCCAACAGCGCCTGAGACTAACCCCCAACACATCCAAAATAGCATATCGACCCAAACACACCCGGAAAACACCCATCATAAGTAAAGTGACAGCCATCTACCGCGACGCGATCGGCCGACCAAAGGACATCGtcatgaaagaagaaaaagacagaTTCGACGCCATGCGCGCCATCCAATACGAAAGCGTTATCTTCCGTCGCTGGTACCGGCTCATACTCAGTCTCATTGCCTTTGGGATCCTGTGGACCTGTGGCGCTGTGGTATTCTGGGCTTTGGAGGAGCAGTTCACGTACTTCCAGGCTTTGTATTTTGCGTTCTGCTCCCTTTTGACTATTGGTTACGGGGATATTACGCCCACCACTAACGCGGCGAAGCCTTTCTTCGTCGTGTGGTCGCTCATCGCTATCCCGACTATGACTTCGCTCATCTCCGAGATGAGCAATACCATCGTCGCGGTGTTTAAGCACGCCACTAGTCACGTCGCAGATTATACCGTCCTCCCACGAACGGGGAAATACAAGTCCTTTATCACCAAGTTTCCGCCAATCCAGAACTATCTCGAAAAACGCGAGCAAAACAAACGAGTCAACCGGGGCTTTCAAATCGGCCCAGACGACATAGAAGGGACACAAACCGGCGAGTCCTCAGGCGGCgcaagaaacaaacaatcaatcgagaaagaaggagacaAAGAACCGTCAGACTTCGACCTAGCCCAGCGTCTCGCGTTTGCTATACGTCGGACGACCCGGGATGCCGTCAATGGACATCCGAAGCGCTACAACTACGACGAATGGGTGGAGTTTACCCGGATGATTCGATTCACGGATCCGAATGCGGGGGATACGGTGTTGTATGAGGATGAATATGGGATTCTGAATTGGGATTGGATGGGTGAGAATAGTCCCATGTTGGCTTCGCAGACAGAACCGGAATGGGTTCTTGATCGGCTTTGTGAGAGTATGATCCGGTTTATCTCTACGCAGGCGCAGAAGAGACGGTCGGACGGTGTAGGGGATATAGACGAGGATGAGCCGAcgttgaggaaggagaaggatatttaa
- a CDS encoding glutathione S-transferase, which translates to MSHFGTVYTYPNNPRVMKIQAAGNLNSLSITTSPDFQMGVTNRSPEYLSKFPMGKAPAFEGADGTLLFESDAIAQYVAESGPAKDQLLGVSAAERAHIRQWICFAEGDAMGAVVPFAIWQMGLRKYTAEELEEHLAKAERALGAVEAHLKTGGGRKWLATEEKLSLADISLVAALNWGFATVLDAELRAKYPNVVAWYERTIESEGVKQAFGEKKFVEKRPAFQ; encoded by the exons ATGTCTCACTTCGGAACGGTTTATACTTATCCTAATAACCCGAGGGTTATGAAG atcCAAGCCGCCGGCAACCTCAACTCCCTCTCAATAACCACCTCCCCCGATTTCCAAATGGGCGTCACAAACCGCAGTCCCGAATACCTCTCCAAATTCCCCATGGGCAAAGCCCCCGCATTCGAAGGCGCGGACGGAACCCTTCTCTTCGAATCCGACGCAATCGCCCAATACGTCGCCGAGAGTGGTCCGGCCAAGGACCAGCTCCTTGGTGTCTCTGCGGCGGAGCGCGCGCACATCCGCCAGTGGATTTGCTTCGCCGAGGGGGATGCTATGGGGGCTGTGGTGCCGTTTGCGATCTGGCAAATGGGGTTGAGGAAGTATACGGcggaggagttggaggagCATTTGGCCAAGGCGGAGAGGGCGTTGGGGGCTGTTGAGGCGCATTTGAAGACGGGTGGGGGGAGGAAGTGGTTGGcgacggaggagaagttgagTTTGGCGGATATTAGTCTGGTGGCGGCGTTGAATTGGGGGTTTGCGACTGTTTTGGATGCGGAGTTGAGGGCGAAGTATCCGAATGTTGTGGCCTGGTATGAGAGGACGATTGAGAGTGAGGGGGTCAAGCAGGCGTTTGGGGAGAAGAAGTTTGTTGAGAAGAGGCCTGCTTTCCAGTGA